ACGCGCTGGCCGCGGGCGCGCTGCCCACCCGCGAGCTGCGCTACTACCACCGGTCGGGCGGCCTGATATCCCGTGAGCCGCGCGGCCTCGGCGCGGGCTACCGCTGGCCGCAGCTCTCGGTGCACCGCGCGCACCTCCAGCAGGTCCTGGCGGGGGCGGTACGGGCCAGGCTCGGCGCGGCGTCGCTGGTGACCGGGGTCCGGGTGAGCGGGGTGGAACCGCTCCCGGACGGCCGGCCCCGGCTGCGCCTCGAACACCGGTCGGGGGCCGCCAGGGGCCGGGCCTCGCTCGAACCGGACGTGCTGGTCGGCGCGGACGGCATCCGGTCCGCGGTCAGGGCGGCGCTGCACCCGGGCGAGGGCGGGCCGCCGTGGAACGGGATGCTGGTGTGGCGGGGGGTGTCCCGGATGCCGGCGCGGGCGGTGGGTTCGTTCATGGTCGTCGCGGGTGACAACCGGCAGAAGGCCGTGGTGTACCCGATGAGCCGGCCGACGGGACCGGACCGCGAGGTCCTGGTGAACTGGGCGCTGGCCCGCCCGGCTGACCCCGGGTGCTGCGCGTCCGGGGCGGAACGGTCGCGCGGCGACTGGGACCGCTCCGTCCCCGTGGAAACGTTTCTCCCCTTCTACGAGGGATGGGAGTTCGACGGCGTCAGCATCCCCGCCGTGCTGCGCGCCGCCGACTCCGCGCACGAGTACCCGATGGTCGACCGCGAGCCCCTGGCCCGCTGGACCCACGGCCGTACGACCCTCGTCGGCGACGCCGCCCACGCCATGTACCCGATCGGCTCCAACGGGGCCACCCAGTCGATCGTCGACGCGCGCGCCCTCGCGCACGCGCTGGCCCTGCACGGTGACCCGGCCGAGGCCCTCGCCGCGTACGAGCGTGACCGCCGGCCCGCCATGACCGCGCTCCAGCACGCCAACCGGCGGCTCGGCCCCGAGGTCGTCATCAACCTCGCCCACGAGCGCGCGCCGCACGGCTTCACCGACATCCACGAGGTCATCCCGGCGGAGGAACTCGCCGCGATCGCCGGGCGGTACGCGGCGACGGGCGCCTTCGACCCGGCGACGGTCAACCAGGGCTCCCCGTACGAGGTCCCGCTGCCCGCCGTCGGGTGAGACACGCGGGGCGGTGACGTCCCGGGCCGTCGACGGGCCGGGGACGGGCCGGGGACGGCGGCCACACGTCGGGCGGCCCCCGGCCTCCTGCCCCCGGCCCCCAACCCCCGGCGACACGCCATGACGCGCCGTCCGTCGCGCTGATCGTGTGCCGCGCCGCGCCGGGTCACGCGCCGTGGCCCGACCGGGCCGGGTGCCCTACCGTCGGAGCGGAACGACGGACGCACAGCGTGGTGCGTCCACTCCGCTCCGTACTCGCCTGCGAAGGTGGAACGCGTGAAGGCAATCCGTCGATTCACCGTGCGTCCCGTCCTCCCCGACACCCTTCGACCCCTCGCCGACCTCGCGCACAACCTGCGCTGGTCCTGGCACGAGCCCACCCGCGCGCTCTTCGCGTCCCTCGCCCCCGAGGGGCGGACCGGCGCCGATCCCGTCCGGGTCCTCGGCGCCCTCGAAGCGCCCCGGCTCGCCGCGCTCGCCGCCGACTCCGGCTTCCTCGCCCGGCTGGCGGCCGCCGCCGAGGACCTCGACACCTATCTCCACGCCCCCCGCTGGTACCAGGGCCGGTCCGGCGAGAACCCCGCCGCCCTCGCCTACTTCTCGCCCGAGTTCGGCGTCGCCGCCGCCCTGCCCCAGTACTCCGGCGGCCTCGGCATCCTCGCCGGAGACCACCTCAAGTCCGCCAGCGACCTCGGCGTCCCCCTGATCGGCGTCGGCCTGCTCTACCGTCACGGCTACTTCCGGCAGTCCCTCGCCCGCGACGGCTGGCAGCAGGAGCAGTACCCCGTCCTCGACCCCGGCGAGCTGCCGGTGACCCTGCTCCGCGAGGCCGACGGCGCCCCCGCCCGGATCACCCTCGCCCTGCCCGGCGGGCGCAGCCTGCACGCCCACATCTGGATCGCCCGGGTCGGTCGCGTCCCCCTCCTCATGCTCGACTCCGACGTCGAGGAGAACGCCCCCGGCGAACGGAGCGTCACCGACCGGCTGTACGGCGGTGGCAGCGAGCACCGGCTCCTCCAGGAGATGCTCCTCGGCATCGGCGGCGTCCGCGCCGTCCGCACGTACACCCGGCTCACCGGCACCCCCGACCCCGAGGTCTTCCACACCAACGAGGGCCACGCCGGACTCCTCGGACTCGAACGCATCCGCGAACTCCAGGACGAGGGGCTCGACTTCGACAGCGCCCTGGAGACCGTCCGGGCCGGCGCCGTCTTCACCACCCACACCCCCGTCCCGGCCGGCATCGACCGCTTCGACCGGAGCCTGGTCGCCCGCCACCTCGGCGAGGACGGCGCCCTCCCCGGTGTCGACACCGGCCGGGTCCTCGCCCTCGGCGACGAGACCCCGCTCGGCGGCGAACCCGGCGTCTTCAACATGGCCGCCATGGGCCTGCGTCTCGCCCAGCGCGCGAACGGCGTCTCCACGCTCCACGGCGCCGTCAGCCGGGCCATGTTCGCCGGGCTCTGGCCGGGCTTCGACGCCGACGAGGTGCCGATCACCTCCATCACGAACGGCGTGCACGCCCCCACCTGGGTCGCCCCCGAGGTCGGCCGGCTCGGCCAGGACCCCGCCGACCGGGAGCTGTGGGAGCTGCGCCGCACCCTGCGCGAACGGCTCGTGACCGACGTACGGGAACGGCTCCGGGCGTCCTGGCGGCAGCGCGGTGCGGCCGCAGCCGAGCTCGGCTGGACCGACTCCGTCCTCGACCCCGACGTCCTCACCATCGGCTTCGCCCGCCGGGTCCCCTCGTACAAGCGGCTGACGCTCATGCTGCGTGACAAGGACCGGCTGCGGGCGTTGCTGCTCCACCCCGAGCGGCCCGTGCAGCTGGTCGTCGCCGGAAAGGCGCACCCCGCCGACGACGGCGGGAAGCGGCTCGTGCAGGAGCTGGTCCGCTTCGCCGACGACCCCCGGGTCCGGCACCGGATCGTCTTCCTGCCCGACTACGGCATGGAGATGGCCCGGGACCTGTACCCCGGCTGCGACGTCTGGCTCAACAACCCGCTCCGCCCCCTGGAGGCCTGCGGCACCAGCGGGATGAAGGCCGCCCTCAACGGCTGTCTCAACCTCTCCGTCCTCGACGGCTGGTGGGACGAGTGGTTCGAGCCCGACTTCGGCTGGGCCATCCCGACCGCCGACGGCGCGGCCGCCGCCGACGAGGAGCGCCGCGACGACCTGGAGGCCGCCGCCCTCTACGAGCTGATCGAGCGCCGCGTCGCGCCCCGCTTCTACGACCGGGGCCCTGACGGGGTGCCGGCCGGCTGGACGGCGATGGTCCGGCGCACCCTCGCCGACCTCGGCCCGAAGGTCCTGGCCGACCGGATGGTCCGCGAGTACGTCGAGCGGCTCTACGTCCCCGCCGGCGCGGCCCGCCGGGCGCTCACCCCGGACCGGGCGAGGGAGCTCGCGGCCTGGAAGGCCCGGGTCCGGGAGGCGTGGCCCAAGGTGTCCGTCGACCACGTGGAGATCGGCGACGACCTCGCGGAGACGGACGCCGAACTCGGTGCGACGCCCGTCGTCCGGGTCGGGGTCTCCCTCGGCGGGCTGAGCCCCGACGACGTCGAGGTCCAGGCGGTCACCGGCCGGGTCGGCACCGACGACACCCTCGTGGACACCCGTACCGCCACGCTGAAGCCGGCGGGCGGCCCGGACCTGGAGGGCCGGCAGCCCTACGCGGGCACCCTGGAGCTCGACCGCACCGGCCCCTTCGGCTGCACGGTCCGCGTCCTGCCCGCCCACCCGCTCCTCGCCCACCCGGCGGAACTGGGCCTGGTGGCGCTGCCGGAGGAGACGACGGGGGAGGGAGCGGGAGTCCTGCTGCGGTAGCGCGATGGTCTTGGGGGTGTCCTGCCGATCAGGCCGGGCTCGCGGGGCTGATCGACAAGGCACCCCCTACGGCACCTCGGCCTTGTCGGCGAGGTGCCCGTCGACGAAGCACAGCCGGTACACCGGGACCGCGGCGAGCAGCGTGGAGCGGTAGTACCGGCACTCGTCCATGCCGGGCGGCTCCGCCGGAGCCCCCTTCGGCGGGCCGTCCAGCGGGTGGTCGGGCAGGTCCTCGGCGTCGGTGATGTCGGTGAGCGACTGACCGGTCCGCATCCGGTCGTAGTCGTCCGGCTCCAGGTACGACTGGTGCTGGGTCCAGAGCGCGACCCCGGCCATGAGCAGGCCGAGCGCGGCGAGCAGGGCGAGCGGGATCCAGATCGCCTGTGCGAGGCCCTTGCGGACCTCGCGGCGGGCCCGGTCCAGCTCCCGGGCCGAGGTCGGCGCGGTCGGGGAGGCGTACGCGGTGGGGGAGGCCGCCACCGGCCCGGTCGCGGAAGCCGTCGGGATGCCGGTCGGGGAGGCCGTCGGGATGCCGGTGGGGGAGGCCGTCGGGCTGCCGGCCGGTGCCCGGCGCGGCAGGGTCGCCCGGACCGCGAAGCCCCCATCGGGCGTGGGCCCGTGGGTCAGGGAGCCGCCCGCGAGCCGCACCCGCTCGTCGAGGCCGACCAGACCCGTGCCGCCCGAGGCCGGCGGTGGCCCGGCCGAGCCGGGGGCGCTCACGACGTCCACGGTGACGCGCTCGGGACCCGCCTCGACCCGGACGTCCACGCCGCCGCCCGGCGCGTGCTTCGCCGCGTTGGTGAGTGCCTCCTGGACCACCCGGTGCAGCGCCCACCCGGCCATCCCGTCCGGCTCGTGCCCCTCCCCGGTGACCGTCAGGGTGACCGCGAGGCCGGAGGCGCGGGCCCGGGCGACGAGCTCCTCGACCGGTGCGCCGCCGGGGGCCGTGGGCGCCGGGTCCTCGTCGGGCTGCCGCAGGACGCCGATGACGTCCCGGAGACGGGCCGTCGCGTCGGCCGCCGCGCGGCGCAGCTCGCCGGCCGCGTGCTGCTGGGCGGGGCCGAGGGCCGGGTCGACCTCCAGGACGCCGGCCCGTACGGCGATCAGGGCCAGGTCGTGGCCGAGGGAGTCGTGCATGTCGCCCGCGATACGGGACCGTTCCCGCAGCCGCTCCCGGTCGGCGACGGCCGCCTGCTCCCGCTCCATCCGGTCGGCGAGTTCCCAGCCGCTGTGCACGAGACGGTCGTACTGGCGGACGTAACGGCCGATCAGCCAGGGCGCGACGACGGCGAGCGCCAGCGCGAGCAGCAGCGTGAACCACTGGCCGAGCGAGGTGCTGGTGATCCGGGTGAGGAGCAGCCCGACGGCGGCCACCGCGCCGAACAGCCAGAGCGCGCCCCGGGTGTGCTCCTGGCGGCGCCCGGCGAGATAGCCGAAGGCGACGAGCGCCAGGCTGTACGAGGGCGTGAACAGCTCCAGGGTGGCGGCCAGGCTCAGCGCGACCGTCACCGCGATCGGCGCCGGCGGCCACTTCCGGCTGATCGCGACGCAGCCGCCGAGCACCACGACGCCGACGGCGACCTGCGGCCAGCTCCCGCCGTCGTTGGGGTCCGACCGCAGCAGGACCGGGACGCACAGCAGCAGCCACAGCCCCAGGTCGAAGAGCCGCTCACGCATCGGGGACCACACCCGCCTCGTACGCGAGGACCGCGAGCTGC
Above is a genomic segment from Streptomyces sp. NBC_00094 containing:
- a CDS encoding FAD-dependent monooxygenase — translated: MSSPLSSLYGNGPHVVIAGGGVAGLTTALSLHAAGFERVTVVEAAPAIRPVGAGLNLMPNAVRELDALGLLDALAAGALPTRELRYYHRSGGLISREPRGLGAGYRWPQLSVHRAHLQQVLAGAVRARLGAASLVTGVRVSGVEPLPDGRPRLRLEHRSGAARGRASLEPDVLVGADGIRSAVRAALHPGEGGPPWNGMLVWRGVSRMPARAVGSFMVVAGDNRQKAVVYPMSRPTGPDREVLVNWALARPADPGCCASGAERSRGDWDRSVPVETFLPFYEGWEFDGVSIPAVLRAADSAHEYPMVDREPLARWTHGRTTLVGDAAHAMYPIGSNGATQSIVDARALAHALALHGDPAEALAAYERDRRPAMTALQHANRRLGPEVVINLAHERAPHGFTDIHEVIPAEELAAIAGRYAATGAFDPATVNQGSPYEVPLPAVG
- the glgP gene encoding alpha-glucan family phosphorylase, coding for MKAIRRFTVRPVLPDTLRPLADLAHNLRWSWHEPTRALFASLAPEGRTGADPVRVLGALEAPRLAALAADSGFLARLAAAAEDLDTYLHAPRWYQGRSGENPAALAYFSPEFGVAAALPQYSGGLGILAGDHLKSASDLGVPLIGVGLLYRHGYFRQSLARDGWQQEQYPVLDPGELPVTLLREADGAPARITLALPGGRSLHAHIWIARVGRVPLLMLDSDVEENAPGERSVTDRLYGGGSEHRLLQEMLLGIGGVRAVRTYTRLTGTPDPEVFHTNEGHAGLLGLERIRELQDEGLDFDSALETVRAGAVFTTHTPVPAGIDRFDRSLVARHLGEDGALPGVDTGRVLALGDETPLGGEPGVFNMAAMGLRLAQRANGVSTLHGAVSRAMFAGLWPGFDADEVPITSITNGVHAPTWVAPEVGRLGQDPADRELWELRRTLRERLVTDVRERLRASWRQRGAAAAELGWTDSVLDPDVLTIGFARRVPSYKRLTLMLRDKDRLRALLLHPERPVQLVVAGKAHPADDGGKRLVQELVRFADDPRVRHRIVFLPDYGMEMARDLYPGCDVWLNNPLRPLEACGTSGMKAALNGCLNLSVLDGWWDEWFEPDFGWAIPTADGAAAADEERRDDLEAAALYELIERRVAPRFYDRGPDGVPAGWTAMVRRTLADLGPKVLADRMVREYVERLYVPAGAARRALTPDRARELAAWKARVREAWPKVSVDHVEIGDDLAETDAELGATPVVRVGVSLGGLSPDDVEVQAVTGRVGTDDTLVDTRTATLKPAGGPDLEGRQPYAGTLELDRTGPFGCTVRVLPAHPLLAHPAELGLVALPEETTGEGAGVLLR
- a CDS encoding histidine kinase codes for the protein MRERLFDLGLWLLLCVPVLLRSDPNDGGSWPQVAVGVVVLGGCVAISRKWPPAPIAVTVALSLAATLELFTPSYSLALVAFGYLAGRRQEHTRGALWLFGAVAAVGLLLTRITSTSLGQWFTLLLALALAVVAPWLIGRYVRQYDRLVHSGWELADRMEREQAAVADRERLRERSRIAGDMHDSLGHDLALIAVRAGVLEVDPALGPAQQHAAGELRRAAADATARLRDVIGVLRQPDEDPAPTAPGGAPVEELVARARASGLAVTLTVTGEGHEPDGMAGWALHRVVQEALTNAAKHAPGGGVDVRVEAGPERVTVDVVSAPGSAGPPPASGGTGLVGLDERVRLAGGSLTHGPTPDGGFAVRATLPRRAPAGSPTASPTGIPTASPTGIPTASATGPVAASPTAYASPTAPTSARELDRARREVRKGLAQAIWIPLALLAALGLLMAGVALWTQHQSYLEPDDYDRMRTGQSLTDITDAEDLPDHPLDGPPKGAPAEPPGMDECRYYRSTLLAAVPVYRLCFVDGHLADKAEVP